A genomic segment from Aspergillus chevalieri M1 DNA, chromosome 7, nearly complete sequence encodes:
- a CDS encoding condensin subunit YCS4 (BUSCO:EOG0926079Q;~COG:B,D;~EggNog:ENOG410Q4UC;~InterPro:IPR016024,IPR011989,IPR024324,IPR026971, IPR007673,IPR032682;~PFAM:PF12717,PF12922;~go_component: GO:0005634 - nucleus [Evidence IEA];~go_process: GO:0000278 - mitotic cell cycle [Evidence IEA];~go_process: GO:0007076 - mitotic chromosome condensation [Evidence IEA];~go_process: GO:0030261 - chromosome condensation [Evidence IEA]) yields the protein MEDRIQFDINESLKFYLSDPTSVPTPDADSELLDCETDPDQLSTTLIDNVLNSVVDGVAESPEGLTRASFFDSLQFLLKYSTFVPTRSLSKLLDLVVSGLSVEADIIHGDLESDEQDAIQHHKQLLEMYGFLLQWALSAVEIKAAEKPAEAAPARRGTGKSKSKASARGDGHWDWTPQIQMSMETMCKVMKLKLGRIFLTTSDRDTFINLFTRSVYLMLESEQRVKSMAIRMHAFKVLCIAVKHHGHAFGAQTSIVQSLTYFEHLSEPMAEFLHILAEQYDYPQLSDEILKELANKEFNSNDTRGPKSVSAFIVKLSELTPRLIIKQMTLLAKQLDSESYTLRCAVIEVCGNLLIDLSKQEEPSENYKTQINAFFDVLEERFLDINPYCRCRAIQVYLKICDLEQKFPKRRQAVAELAARSLEDKSSNVRRNAIKLLGKLVATHPFSVMHGGQLSYQEWNARLEAVDAELNALRPPETPGFDGDEAMQIDSELLDDATQLPEDSPSKAPRMTEEQKAVAMQKAAEQAATSELLTRLQLTRKYYSEAIRFIEVLHTASGTVIQLLSSKNKSEVIEAMDFFVMIDAYKIETARGGIRRMLRLIWTKGNSDEGKGVQTHLIDCYKGLFFEAPDSFSSNDAANYIARNMISLTFGSTPAELTCLEQLLSTMMNAGHISEAVIAKLWQVYGVQKKEISKTQRRGAIIVLGMLALADPEVVIKEIETMLRIGLGGLGRADLVLAKYTCVALRRMVPGRQAKSKDAGIPKLTNDHPVLSKLAAMVEIVSDSKEWFGVAEQAASAIYALSKHPDVLCSDILKRKTRFVFQPQLQRPSPSAEAADGDEQRPGTASSDGQGARPKTTSAALSQLLFVVGHIAIKQIVHLELCELDFKRRKAEQEKNKPVSQAAQNNQSVEDDELDLIGGTTEDDFTDAMNHIRERELLYGENSLLSNFGPLVEEICANSNTYSDRNLQAAATLCMAKLMCVSAEYCEKNLPLLITIMERSEDPTVRSNAVIALGDMAVCFNHLIDENTDFLYRRLNDDDHSVKRTCLMTLTFLILAGQVKVKGQLGEMAKCLEDSDKRIADLARMFFTELASKDNAVYNHFVDMFSLLSAERNLEETSLRRIIKFLIGFVEKEKHARQLAEKLAARLPRCETERQWNDVAYALSLLPHKNEDITKTVTAGFNKVATAATAPAAATAA from the exons ATGGAGGACAGGATCCAGTTCGATATCAACGAGTCGCTCAAGTTCTACCTGAGCGACCCGACCTCCGTTCCCACCCCCGATGCCGACTCCGAGTTGCTAGACTGCGAAACAGACCCCGATCAATTATCGACGACGCTGATCGACAATGTGCTGAATTCTGTTGTAGATGGGGTGGCAGAGAGTCCGGAAGGACTGACCAGAGCGTCCTTCTTTGACTCATTACAATTTCTATTAAA ATATTCAACCTTCGTCCCTACGCGGTCCCTCAGCAAACTTCTAGATCTGGTTGTATCCGGTTTGTCAGTCGAAGCGGACATCATCCACGGCGACCTGGAATCCGATGAGCAAGATGCCATTCAACATCACAAGCAGCTATTGGAAATGTACGGCTTCCTGCTTCAGTGGGCTTTGTCGGCTGTTGAAATCAAAGCGGCCGAAAAGCCCGCGGAGGCTGCACCGGCAAGAAGGGGCACTGGGAAGTCCAAATCCAAAGCAAGTGCGCGGGGAGACGGCCACTGGGACTGGACACCTCAAATCCAAATGTCCATGGAGACAATGTGCAAGGTTATGAAGCTCAAGCTTGGCCGGATATTCCTGACTACCTCGGACCGTGACACCTTTATTAATCTATTTACCCGCTCAGTCTACCTCATGTTGGAGAGTGAGCAACGGGTCAAGAGCATGGCGATCCGCATGCATGCTTTCAAGGTCCTTTGCATCGCCGTCAAGCATCATGGTCATGCCTTCG GAGCCCAGACATCGATCGTACAGAGTTTGACGTACTTCGAACACCTATCCGAGCCCATGGCAGAGTTCCTCCATATCCTTGCAGAGCAATACGACTATCCACAACTCTCGGATGAGATTTTAAA GGAACTAGCCAACAAGGAGTTCAACTCGAACGATACAAGGGGACCGAAATCAGTGTCTGCATTTATCGTGAAGCTCTCAGAACTTACGCCACGCTTAATCATTAAGCAGATGACCCTTTTGGCAAAGCAGCTCGATAGCGAG TCATATACCCTCCGTTGTGCCGTGATTGAAGTCTGCGGGAACCTCCTCATCGATTTGAGTAAACAAGAAGAGCCTAGTGAGAACTACAAGACGCAAATCAACGCCTTTTTCGACGTCCTCGAAGAGCGCTTCCTTGACATCAACCCTTACTGTCGCTGCCGAGCCATCCAAGTGTATCTCAAGATATGCGACCTCGAACAGAAATTTCCCAAACGCAGACAGGCAGTTGCTGAGCTCGCGGCGAGAAGCTTGGAGGACAAGAGCAGTAACGTGCGACGAAATGCGATTAAGCTACTTGGGAAGTTGGTCGCGACTCATCCATTTAGCGTCATGCATGGAGGACAACTTTCTTACCAAGAATGGAATGCTCGACTTGAGGCTGTTGACGCCGAGTTGAATGCATTGAGGCCCCCTGAGACCCCTGGTTTTGACGGAGACGAGGCTATGCAAATCGACAGCGAATTATTGGACGATGCAACACAGCTGCCGGAGGACTCTCCCTCCAAAGCGCCTCGAATGACAGAGGAACAAAAAGCTGTAGCGATGCAGAAAGCTgcagagcaagcagcaacATCTGAGTTGCTTACCAGGCTCCAACTGACGAGGAAGTACTATAGTGAGGCTATTCGCTTTATCGAAGTCCTCCATACGGCCTCTGGAACCGTCATCCAGCTTTTATCATCCAAAAACAAGAGTGAGGTTATCGAAGCCATGGATTTCTTCGTGATGATTGATGCCTACAAAATTGAGACTGCACGCGGCGGTATTCGGCGAATGCTGCGGCTGATCTGGACTAAAGGAAACAGTGATGAGGGCAAAGGAGTGCAGACACATTTAATCGACTGTTACAAGGGGCTTTTCTTTGAAGCGCCAGACTCTTTTAGCTCCAATGACGCTGCTAACTACATTGCCCGGAATATGATCAGTTTGACTTTTGGTTCAACCCCTGCAGAACTTACTTGCCTTGAACAGCTGCTGAGTACGATGATGAATGCGGGTCACATTTCGGAAGCTGTAATCGCGAAGCTCTGGCAAGTTTACGGAGTTCAGAAGAAGGAGATCTCCAAGACGCAGCGCCGAGGTGCTATCATCGTCCTTGGAATGCTTGCTTTAGCGGATCCCGAAGTCGTCATCAAAGAGATCGAGACCATGCTGCGCATCGGTCTTGGAGGCCTCGGAAGAGCAGATCTTGTGCTTGCAAAGTACACATGTGTCGCACTGCGGAGAATGGTACCTGGTCGCCAAGCCAAATCCAAAGACGCGGGTATTCCGAAACTTACGAATGATCATCCTGTTCTTTCCAAGCTTGCGGCCATGGTTGAGATTGTATCGGATAGCAAAGAGTGGTTCGGAGTTGCAGAACAAGCTGCCAGTGCTATTTATGCGCTGTCTAAACATCCGGACGTACTTTGCTCTGATATTCTCAAACGGAAGACTAGATTCGTCTTTCAACCGCAATTACAACGGCCTTCGCCGTCGGCGGAGGCCGCAGACGGCGATGAGCAACGCCCAGGAACAGCATCATCAGACGGCCAAGGTGCAAGACCCAAGACCACGTCTGCTGCTCTTTCCCAACTGCTTTTTGTTGTCGGTCATATCGCAATCAAACAAATAGTTCATCTGGAGCTTTGCGAACTCGACTTCAAGCGCCGCAAGGcagagcaagagaaaaacAAGCCGGTTAGCCAGGCGGCTCAGAACAACCAATCCGTGGAAGATGATGAGTTGGATTTGATCGGTGGAACGACCGAAGACGACTTCACAGATGCTATGAACCACATTCGTGAGCGAGAACTCTTGTACGGAGAGAATTCCCTGTTGTCCAACTTTGGACCATTGGTTGAAGAGATCTGCGCAAACAGTAACACGTACTCGGATCGGAACCTACAAGCGGCGGCAACTCTGTGCATGGCGAAACTCATGTGCGTCTCGGCTGAGTACTGCGAAAAGAACCTCCCACTCCTGATCACAATTATGGAGCGCTCTGAGGACCCGACAGTCCGTAGCAACGCAGTCATTGCCCTTGGTGACATGGCGGTCTGTTTCAACCACCTCATCGACGAGAACACCGACTTCCTGTACCGCCGGTTGAATGATGACGATCACTCAGTCAAACGTACCTGTCTCATGACGCTGACCTTCCTGATTCTGGCGGGTCAAGTCAAGGTCAAAGGACAGCTCGGTGAAATGGCCAAGTGTCTGGAAGACAGCGACAAGCGGATTGCTGATCTGGCGCGCATGTTCTTCACAGAATTGGCTAGCAAGGACAATGCAGTGTACAACCACTTTGTCGACATGTTCAGTCTGCTGAGCGCAGAGCGCAACCTCGAGGAAACTTCTCTGCGCCGCATCATCAAATTCTTGATTGGCTTTGTTGAAAAG GAAAAACACGCCCGGCAATTAGCAGAGAAACTTGCCGCTCGTCTTCCTCGATGCGAGACAGAACGGCAGTGGAACGATGTCGCGTATGCCTTGTCTCTTCTGCCACATAAGAATGAGGATATTACCAAGACAGTGACAGCCGGGTTCAACAAGGTAGCCACTGCTGCCACTGCGCCTGCCGCCGCCACTGCTGCTTAG